GGAGCTTCGGATCAGTCGCGAGCGCACGCGCGATCTCCAGACGACGCTGGTGGCCATACGACAGATTGCGCGACGTATAGTCCGCGTACTGCAGCACGCCGACATACTCCAGCAGTTCCAGCGCGCGCTCCTTGATTTCCTTCTCTTCGCGGCGTTCGGCGGGCGTCTGAAACACCGCGCCGATCAGGCCGTGCTTCGTGCGCACATGGCGCCCGACCATCACGTTTTCCAGCGCGGTCATGCCGCCGAAGAGACGAATGTTCTGGAACGTGCGTGCGATGCCCGCCTTCGCCACCTGATACACGGCGGTTGGCGTGTAGGCTTCGCCGTCGAGCTTGAATTCGCCCGAATCCGGCGTGTAAAGGCCCGTAATGACGTTGAAGAACGTCGTCTTGCCCGCGCCGTTCGGGCCGATCAGGCCGTAGATTTCGCCTTCCTTGATTTCGAGGCCAACTTCGGACAGCGCCTGCAAGCCGCCGAAACGCTTGTTCACGCCCTTCACGGACAACCGAGTACGTTTGTCGCTCATTTTTGATTCCCCCGCTTAGGCGCGCACCGGCTTCTTGCCGTTGCGCTTCGCGATCTTCGCGATCTTGTCTTCGTGTTTCGCGGCGGGCCACAGGCCTTCCGAGCGATACAGCATGATCAGCACCATCGCCAGGCCGTACAGCAACTGGCGGATGACTTCCGTATCCACGATCTGATGGCCGAAGACGGCGTTTTGCAGCGGACCCATCGTCGAGCGCAGGAATTCGGGGAACACGGCGAGCAGTACCGCGCCGAGAATCACGCCCGGAATGTGGCCCATGCCGCCGAGCACCACGCACGCCAGCACGACGATCGATTCCCAGAACGTGAACGATTCCGGCGAGACGAAGCCTTGGAACGCGCCGAACATCGCGCCCGACAGGCCGCCGAACGACGCGCCCATCGCGAACGCAAGCAGCTTCACGTTACGCGTGTTGATGCCCATGGCCTTCGCCGCGATTTCGTCTTCGCGGATCGCGGCCCATGCACGGCCGATGCGCGAGTGCTGCAGGCGCGTACAGACCCAGATCACCAGCAGCGCGCCGAGCACGAACAAGTAGTAGTACATGTACACCGACGGGAACTTCATGCCG
This Caballeronia sp. LZ062 DNA region includes the following protein-coding sequences:
- a CDS encoding ABC transporter ATP-binding protein, which encodes MSDKRTRLSVKGVNKRFGGLQALSEVGLEIKEGEIYGLIGPNGAGKTTFFNVITGLYTPDSGEFKLDGEAYTPTAVYQVAKAGIARTFQNIRLFGGMTALENVMVGRHVRTKHGLIGAVFQTPAERREEKEIKERALELLEYVGVLQYADYTSRNLSYGHQRRLEIARALATDPKLLALDEPAAGMNATEKVELTRLLDKIRADGKTILLIEHDVKLVMGLCNRMTVLDYGKVIAEGLPQDVQKDPKVIEAYLGAGVH